The following proteins come from a genomic window of Gimesia chilikensis:
- a CDS encoding undecaprenyl-diphosphate phosphatase, producing MTWLKMFLLSIIQGITEFLPVSSSGHLVIVESFMEIQSDQTDVNIVLHAGTLLSILIFYRRTIFRLLSQDMRVIPLLIVGTLPVVVIGLAAKKFAEHYLESSLLAGCMLPITGLFLLMIPRIPETEKSYTEITYKQALLIGFAQAFAILPGISRSGSTIVAGLLMGLSRQSAATFSFLLAIPAISGATILETAEIISNKDLTTPLSLLAAGAVISAVVGIVALWLLVRWLEKGKLHYFAYWCIPLGIIIVIIQLMQQ from the coding sequence ATGACCTGGTTGAAAATGTTCCTGCTGTCGATCATTCAGGGGATCACCGAATTCCTGCCCGTCAGCTCTTCTGGACACCTGGTCATCGTCGAAAGTTTTATGGAGATCCAGTCAGACCAGACCGACGTAAATATCGTCCTGCACGCAGGCACGCTACTCTCGATTCTGATTTTCTACCGACGGACGATCTTTCGACTGCTCAGCCAGGACATGCGCGTCATCCCCCTCTTAATCGTTGGCACGCTGCCGGTCGTCGTGATTGGCCTGGCCGCGAAAAAATTCGCCGAGCATTATCTGGAGAGCTCACTGCTGGCGGGCTGCATGCTGCCCATCACTGGCCTGTTTCTATTGATGATTCCCCGCATCCCAGAGACTGAAAAGAGCTACACCGAGATCACCTACAAACAGGCGCTGCTGATCGGTTTCGCACAGGCATTTGCGATACTTCCCGGTATCTCACGCAGCGGCAGCACCATTGTGGCTGGGCTGCTGATGGGACTTTCGCGACAGTCGGCGGCAACCTTTTCTTTCCTGCTGGCGATCCCGGCTATTTCGGGAGCGACCATCCTGGAAACTGCGGAGATTATCTCCAACAAGGACCTGACCACTCCCCTGAGCCTGCTGGCTGCAGGGGCCGTCATTTCAGCAGTGGTTGGAATCGTCGCTCTCTGGCTGCTCGTACGCTGGCTGGAGAAAGGCAAGCTACACTACTTCGCCTACTGGTGCATCCCGCTGGGAATCATCATTGTGATTATCCAGCTCATGCAACAGTAG
- a CDS encoding GTPase, with product MPTSEIAQIEMLAAVDGLIQQLTNWSQKPTGWRTAQQCQAVIQQLLPRLDMLRVRLESPLVIATFGGTGTGKSSLVNALVGSYCTTSGRQRPTTTQPVLIAHPDTDLDRLGLDLSQFQVEQKPLDQLRNIILIDCPDPDTSEESEGENNLTRLQHIIPLCDILLYASTQQKYRSARVSDELREAAVGRRLIFVQTHAGLDEDIRDDWREQLSQQFEVPEIYFVDSVRALEDQLADRPVDPEFASLQNILSTQLGKSERLQVRRANLLELIQHAIDHCAQKFEQNLPELRELESFLKQQHVTLTTQMSQELRSELLISRNLWERRLLSSISDSWGASPFAMMLRLYNGLGNLIASASLFRARNSAQVALIGALQGARWLGDRHKEQAAEDRLKRIGSFGLDDNTLRESQLLIDGYTQAAGLENQPQLTDSLERLQTEAAHVEEEFLSDAGTKIDGIIGKLARKNSGWFTRLVYESLFLTFVIYALVRIGRNFFMDSFFNESQILPIDFYVTAGVIFLIWTGFLVMMFTRKLKRGLEQEINQLSDELAQAKLSHGLFPHLEQECRQVHSLQHSLVRMGGEVHHLRTEIASSRILGAWKVNEPTGKAGSGASHLSSQ from the coding sequence CCAACAGCTGCTTCCCCGTCTGGACATGCTCCGGGTCCGACTGGAATCCCCGCTGGTGATCGCCACATTTGGCGGAACCGGAACCGGAAAAAGCAGTCTGGTCAACGCCCTGGTTGGCTCTTACTGCACAACCTCTGGCCGCCAGCGTCCAACCACAACTCAACCGGTTCTGATCGCACACCCCGACACCGACCTGGACCGCCTGGGACTCGATCTGAGCCAGTTTCAGGTGGAACAGAAACCCCTGGATCAATTGCGAAACATCATCTTGATCGATTGCCCGGACCCAGACACGTCAGAAGAGAGCGAGGGAGAGAACAATCTCACCCGGTTGCAGCACATCATTCCACTCTGCGACATTCTGCTATATGCCTCGACGCAGCAGAAATATCGTTCTGCACGCGTTTCGGACGAATTACGCGAGGCGGCTGTTGGACGTCGCTTGATTTTCGTCCAGACCCACGCTGGCCTGGATGAGGATATCCGTGACGACTGGCGGGAACAGCTCTCGCAACAGTTTGAAGTTCCTGAAATCTACTTTGTCGATTCGGTTCGTGCCCTGGAAGACCAGCTCGCAGACCGTCCCGTCGATCCGGAATTTGCCAGCCTGCAGAATATTCTCAGTACGCAACTCGGCAAGTCCGAACGCCTGCAGGTTCGTCGAGCCAATCTGCTGGAACTGATTCAACATGCCATCGATCACTGTGCGCAGAAGTTCGAGCAAAACCTCCCGGAACTCCGCGAACTGGAATCGTTTTTAAAACAGCAGCACGTGACGCTCACAACCCAGATGTCGCAGGAACTTCGCTCGGAACTCCTGATCAGCCGCAATCTGTGGGAACGCAGACTGCTCTCCAGCATTTCTGATTCCTGGGGGGCGAGTCCCTTTGCAATGATGCTCCGGCTTTATAATGGACTGGGAAATCTGATCGCATCCGCCAGCCTGTTCCGCGCCCGTAACTCAGCTCAGGTCGCGCTGATTGGCGCTCTGCAGGGAGCACGCTGGCTCGGGGATCGTCACAAAGAACAGGCCGCCGAAGATCGACTGAAACGCATCGGCTCCTTTGGTCTGGATGACAATACCTTACGCGAATCTCAGTTGCTGATTGATGGCTACACCCAGGCAGCCGGCCTGGAGAACCAGCCACAGTTGACCGACTCGCTGGAACGACTGCAGACTGAAGCCGCCCACGTCGAAGAAGAATTCCTCAGTGATGCCGGCACGAAAATCGATGGCATCATCGGTAAACTGGCGCGCAAAAATTCGGGCTGGTTCACGCGACTGGTTTACGAAAGCCTGTTTCTGACATTCGTGATTTATGCCCTGGTCCGCATCGGCAGGAACTTCTTCATGGATTCCTTTTTCAATGAATCCCAAATTCTGCCCATTGATTTCTACGTGACCGCTGGCGTCATTTTCCTGATCTGGACCGGCTTCCTGGTGATGATGTTCACGCGCAAACTCAAACGCGGGCTGGAACAGGAGATCAACCAGCTTTCGGATGAACTTGCCCAGGCGAAACTGTCACACGGACTGTTTCCACATCTCGAGCAGGAATGCCGCCAGGTTCACAGCCTGCAGCACTCCCTGGTACGCATGGGGGGCGAGGTCCATCACCTGCGGACGGAAATCGCTTCTTCCCGGATCCTGGGTGCCTGGAAAGTGAATGAGCCGACCGGAAAAGCCGGCTCGGGAGCGTCACATCTCAGCTCACAGTGA
- a CDS encoding thioredoxin family protein: MNTLIPATMVLSLSLAPMQAVEVPAIPENVVKLFQVEEDVSNHQILLFTASWCPACVQMKNNEFPALRDKNWEIGESQSSHIRVIDVDQHPGLTDKYNVQSLPTLILVVDGKEVSRSGSLNAYSIAEMFYNRK, translated from the coding sequence ATGAATACGCTTATTCCAGCAACAATGGTGCTGTCGCTTTCTCTGGCACCAATGCAGGCCGTGGAAGTGCCTGCCATTCCTGAAAACGTAGTCAAATTATTTCAAGTAGAAGAAGATGTTTCTAATCATCAGATTCTTCTGTTTACTGCCAGCTGGTGTCCAGCCTGTGTGCAGATGAAGAATAACGAATTTCCCGCACTGCGAGACAAGAACTGGGAAATCGGCGAAAGTCAATCCAGCCACATTCGCGTGATTGACGTGGATCAACATCCGGGACTCACAGATAAGTACAATGTGCAGTCGCTGCCCACACTCATTCTGGTTGTCGATGGCAAAGAAGTCAGCCGCTCCGGTTCACTGAATGCCTACAGCATCGCTGAGATGTTCTACAATCGCAAATAA